A genomic segment from Gossypium hirsutum isolate 1008001.06 chromosome D04, Gossypium_hirsutum_v2.1, whole genome shotgun sequence encodes:
- the LOC121215930 gene encoding protein RALF-like 22, which translates to MNLRLSSALLTVFLALSALSSSSHATENWSRSMFWSKLQVRDRRLSSDQICHGHSGKCLEETDLDIHRRELSARKYISYAALRMNAVPCNQPGRSYYNCGIGEVANPYTRGCSVLTRCRRFTA; encoded by the coding sequence ATGAATCTTCGTCTTTCTTCTGCCCTCCTCACCGTCTTTCTAGCCTTATCGGCGTTGTCATCGTCTTCCCATGCCACCGAGAATTGGAGCCGATCCATGTTCTGGAGCAAGCTCCAGGTCCGTGACCGACGTCTCTCCAGTGACCAAATATGTCATGGTCACTCCGGCAAGTGCCTGGAAGAAACCGATTTGGATATACACCGCAGAGAATTAAGCGCAAGAAAGTACATTAGCTACGCCGCCTTAAGGATGAATGCTGTTCCATGCAATCAACCAGGTCGATCCTACTATAATTGTGGCATTGGTGAAGTTGCTAATCCATACACTAGAGGGTGCAGCGTCTTAACCCGTTGCCGTCGGTTCACTGCTTAA